In one window of Brachyhypopomus gauderio isolate BG-103 chromosome 16, BGAUD_0.2, whole genome shotgun sequence DNA:
- the LOC143477806 gene encoding uncharacterized protein LOC143477806 isoform X3 translates to MTADALRRPVGDQLILEEDENYLPSEQEVHEYAREIGIDPDGEPELLWLAREGIVAPLPPEWKPCQDVTGEVYYFNFSTGQSTWDHPCDEHYRQLVAQERECAQPCHSHAMDEEEEDEEPKKASVHEDSELRVAEETELDVDEEKKKREKECVCVCECMCGELSGLLQEVREEVQREHSRKLEQLSQEHQEQLFTLRHEHLEEVQREHSRKLEQLSQEHQEQLFTLRHKHLEEESVERERMLRAHLEERERMQASHTSQLDQLRLQLDSQLQHTHKIHMQKELEVQKMIEQLDMKTKELKTQELLLQTQAADLKKRRQQLSEEGDEVEKGIEALPRVLRERDSLRAELDRLRDERRREREELEKEREGRRREREESRRMMEEREKLQARCDELHRRLRSVLVWRAPSGWRKWNLLSPLCPPPTTSRSIDNLREYISGEGVLQRARQFLEKQTSCLRARQAALRTAHPSPQRSAAGGSAQPLCQEVSELEKLRETVQKGHELLRKKEERLGQLDTSLAEELSCDEGERLVGDRRVSDVIDSETSGVCGQEETTHAVPVKVQQLAESLQQISGQLNTVLGELGSFTGRSVQPLPQPPPSSSFPPAPSWAWTPSPASSSVAQNSFLHSTINGVSMDTSARYPMRATRAYSGYTPASLSSELDGQRLQRLIDDNKRWLESRRKDPNVPLFTRYPAAPPTNGLVQLSLDKKNQIKVYHY, encoded by the exons ATGACAGCAGATGCCCTTCGGAGACCAGTTGGAGACCAGTTGATCCTGGAAGAGGATGAGAATTATctcccatctgaacaag AGGTCCATGAGTATGCCAGAGAAATTGGCATTGACCCTGATGGGGAGCCAGAGCTGCTGTGGCTGGCCAGAGAGGGGATTGTAGCCCCACTACCTCCTGAATGGAAACCCTG TCAGGATGTGACTGGAGAAGTATACTATTTCAACTTCTCCACGGGCCAGTCCACCTGGGACCACCCCTGTGATGAGCACTACCGCCAACTAGTGGCCCAGGAGCGGGAGTGTGCTCAGCCATGCCACAGCCATGCcatggatgaagaggaggaggatgaagagccgAAGAAGGCGTCTGTCCATGAG gacagtgaaCTCAGGGTGGCAGAGGAGACTGAGCTGGACGTGGacgaagaaaagaaaaagagagagaaggagtgtgtgtgtgtgtgtgagtgtatgtgtggtgagttgtctggtctgttgcaggaggtgagggaggaggtgcagagggagcacagcaggaagctggagcagctgtcacaggagcaccaggagcagctcttcaccctcagacacgagcacctggaggaggtgcagagggagcacagcaggaagctggagcagctgtcgcaggagcaccaggagcagctcttcaccctcagacacaagcacctggaggag gagagcgtggagagggagcgcatgttgagggctcatctggaggagagggagaggatgcaGGCTTCGCACACGTCCCAGCTAGATCAGCTCAGACTACAGCTCGActctcagctccaacacacccacaaaataCACATGCAGAAA gagttagaagtgcagaagatgatTGAGCAATTGGACATGAAAACCAAAGAGCTCAAAACTCAGgaactgctactccaaactcag gctgcagatttgaagaagaggagacaacagctgagtgaggaaggagatgaagttgagaaggggatagag gctctcccacgtgtcctgagagaacgggacagtctgcgtgcggagctggaccgattaagagatgagaggaggagagaaagggaggagctggaaaaagagagagagggaaggaggagagagagggaggagagcagaaggatgatggaggagagagaaaaactGCAGGCTAGATGTGATGAACTCCACAGAAGGCtcag atctgtgttggtgtggaggGCTCCCTCCGGGTGGAGGAAatggaacctcctctctcccctgtgcccacctcccacaaccTCCCGCAGCATAGACAa cttgcgGGAGTATATCTCAGGTGAAGGTGTCCTGCAGAGAGCAAGACAGTTCTTGGAGAAACAGACCAGCTGTCTGAGAGCGAGACAGGCGGCACTAAGGACGGCCCACCCCAGCCCGCAGAGGTCCGCTGCAGGAGGCTCTGCTCAGCCTCTCTGCCAG gaggtgagtgagctggagaagctgagggagacGGTCCAGAAGGGCCACGAGCTCCtgagaaagaaggaggagagactcGGCCAGCTGGACACGTCACTGGCAgaggag ctgtcatgtgatgAAGGCGAGCGGCTGGTGGGAGATCGGAGAGTCTCTGATGTCATAGACTCAGAGACGAGCGGTGTGTGTGGCCAAGAGGAGACga cacatgcagtgccagtgaaagtgcagcagttagcagagtccctgcagcagatctCTGGCCAGCTGAACACAGTGCTGGGTGAACTGGGATCTTTCACTGGGAGGagcgtccagcccctccctcagccacctccgtcctcctccttccctcctgccccgtcctgggcatggacaccaagccccgcctcctcttcaGTGGCTCAGAACAGCTTCTTACACTCCACCATTAAtg GAGTTTCCATGGATACCAGTGCCCGCTATCCTATGAGGGCTACCAGAGCATATAGTGGATACACTCCAGCaag tctctcctctgagctagatggccagaggctgcagagactgatcgacgacaacaaaaggtggctggaatcacgacgcaaagacccaaatgt GCCTCTCTTCACACGCTACCCAGCTGCCCCGCCCACCAATGGGCTGGTCCAGCTCAGCCTGGACAAGAAGAATCAGATCAAGGTCTACCATTACTGA
- the LOC143477806 gene encoding uncharacterized protein LOC143477806 isoform X1, whose translation MDPRKEQKCMVSPLILRGEKNGWLNSAGAILPSLKITIAKKKKYVRRSDQPRPGQEPKIFTDTPVNMTADALRRPVGDQLILEEDENYLPSEQEVHEYAREIGIDPDGEPELLWLAREGIVAPLPPEWKPCQDVTGEVYYFNFSTGQSTWDHPCDEHYRQLVAQERECAQPCHSHAMDEEEEDEEPKKASVHEDSELRVAEETELDVDEEKKKREKECVCVCECMCGELSGLLQEVREEVQREHSRKLEQLSQEHQEQLFTLRHEHLEEVQREHSRKLEQLSQEHQEQLFTLRHKHLEEESVERERMLRAHLEERERMQASHTSQLDQLRLQLDSQLQHTHKIHMQKELEVQKMIEQLDMKTKELKTQELLLQTQAADLKKRRQQLSEEGDEVEKGIEALPRVLRERDSLRAELDRLRDERRREREELEKEREGRRREREESRRMMEEREKLQARCDELHRRLRSVLVWRAPSGWRKWNLLSPLCPPPTTSRSIDNLREYISGEGVLQRARQFLEKQTSCLRARQAALRTAHPSPQRSAAGGSAQPLCQEVSELEKLRETVQKGHELLRKKEERLGQLDTSLAEELSCDEGERLVGDRRVSDVIDSETSGVCGQEETTHAVPVKVQQLAESLQQISGQLNTVLGELGSFTGRSVQPLPQPPPSSSFPPAPSWAWTPSPASSSVAQNSFLHSTINGVSMDTSARYPMRATRAYSGYTPASLSSELDGQRLQRLIDDNKRWLESRRKDPNVPLFTRYPAAPPTNGLVQLSLDKKNQIKVYHY comes from the exons ATGGATCCgagaaaggagcaaaaatgtatggtttctccactgatactgagaggagaaaaaaatggttggCTCAACTcagcaggagcaatcttaccctcactaaagattacaatagcaaaaaaaaaaaaatatgtgag GAGAAGTGACCAGCCAAGGCCGGGGCAGGAACCGAAGATCTTCACAGACACACCAG TCAACATGACAGCAGATGCCCTTCGGAGACCAGTTGGAGACCAGTTGATCCTGGAAGAGGATGAGAATTATctcccatctgaacaag AGGTCCATGAGTATGCCAGAGAAATTGGCATTGACCCTGATGGGGAGCCAGAGCTGCTGTGGCTGGCCAGAGAGGGGATTGTAGCCCCACTACCTCCTGAATGGAAACCCTG TCAGGATGTGACTGGAGAAGTATACTATTTCAACTTCTCCACGGGCCAGTCCACCTGGGACCACCCCTGTGATGAGCACTACCGCCAACTAGTGGCCCAGGAGCGGGAGTGTGCTCAGCCATGCCACAGCCATGCcatggatgaagaggaggaggatgaagagccgAAGAAGGCGTCTGTCCATGAG gacagtgaaCTCAGGGTGGCAGAGGAGACTGAGCTGGACGTGGacgaagaaaagaaaaagagagagaaggagtgtgtgtgtgtgtgtgagtgtatgtgtggtgagttgtctggtctgttgcaggaggtgagggaggaggtgcagagggagcacagcaggaagctggagcagctgtcacaggagcaccaggagcagctcttcaccctcagacacgagcacctggaggaggtgcagagggagcacagcaggaagctggagcagctgtcgcaggagcaccaggagcagctcttcaccctcagacacaagcacctggaggag gagagcgtggagagggagcgcatgttgagggctcatctggaggagagggagaggatgcaGGCTTCGCACACGTCCCAGCTAGATCAGCTCAGACTACAGCTCGActctcagctccaacacacccacaaaataCACATGCAGAAA gagttagaagtgcagaagatgatTGAGCAATTGGACATGAAAACCAAAGAGCTCAAAACTCAGgaactgctactccaaactcag gctgcagatttgaagaagaggagacaacagctgagtgaggaaggagatgaagttgagaaggggatagag gctctcccacgtgtcctgagagaacgggacagtctgcgtgcggagctggaccgattaagagatgagaggaggagagaaagggaggagctggaaaaagagagagagggaaggaggagagagagggaggagagcagaaggatgatggaggagagagaaaaactGCAGGCTAGATGTGATGAACTCCACAGAAGGCtcag atctgtgttggtgtggaggGCTCCCTCCGGGTGGAGGAAatggaacctcctctctcccctgtgcccacctcccacaaccTCCCGCAGCATAGACAa cttgcgGGAGTATATCTCAGGTGAAGGTGTCCTGCAGAGAGCAAGACAGTTCTTGGAGAAACAGACCAGCTGTCTGAGAGCGAGACAGGCGGCACTAAGGACGGCCCACCCCAGCCCGCAGAGGTCCGCTGCAGGAGGCTCTGCTCAGCCTCTCTGCCAG gaggtgagtgagctggagaagctgagggagacGGTCCAGAAGGGCCACGAGCTCCtgagaaagaaggaggagagactcGGCCAGCTGGACACGTCACTGGCAgaggag ctgtcatgtgatgAAGGCGAGCGGCTGGTGGGAGATCGGAGAGTCTCTGATGTCATAGACTCAGAGACGAGCGGTGTGTGTGGCCAAGAGGAGACga cacatgcagtgccagtgaaagtgcagcagttagcagagtccctgcagcagatctCTGGCCAGCTGAACACAGTGCTGGGTGAACTGGGATCTTTCACTGGGAGGagcgtccagcccctccctcagccacctccgtcctcctccttccctcctgccccgtcctgggcatggacaccaagccccgcctcctcttcaGTGGCTCAGAACAGCTTCTTACACTCCACCATTAAtg GAGTTTCCATGGATACCAGTGCCCGCTATCCTATGAGGGCTACCAGAGCATATAGTGGATACACTCCAGCaag tctctcctctgagctagatggccagaggctgcagagactgatcgacgacaacaaaaggtggctggaatcacgacgcaaagacccaaatgt GCCTCTCTTCACACGCTACCCAGCTGCCCCGCCCACCAATGGGCTGGTCCAGCTCAGCCTGGACAAGAAGAATCAGATCAAGGTCTACCATTACTGA
- the LOC143477806 gene encoding uncharacterized protein LOC143477806 isoform X2 translates to MDPRKEQKCMVSPLILRGEKNGWLNSAGAILPSLKITIAKKKKYVRRSDQPRPGQEPKIFTDTPVNMTADALRRPVGDQLILEEDENYLPSEQEVHEYAREIGIDPDGEPELLWLAREGIVAPLPPEWKPCQDVTGEVYYFNFSTGQSTWDHPCDEHYRQLVAQERECAQPCHSHAMDEEEEDEEPKKASVHEDSELRVAEETELDVDEEKKKREKECVCVCECMCGELSGLLQEVREEVQREHSRKLEQLSQEHQEQLFTLRHEHLEEVQREHSRKLEQLSQEHQEQLFTLRHKHLEEESVERERMLRAHLEERERMQASHTSQLDQLRLQLDSQLQHTHKIHMQKELEVQKMIEQLDMKTKELKTQELLLQTQAADLKKRRQQLSEEGDEVEKGIEALPRVLRERDSLRAELDRLRDERRREREELEKEREGRRREREESRRMMEEREKLQARCDELHRRLSLREYISGEGVLQRARQFLEKQTSCLRARQAALRTAHPSPQRSAAGGSAQPLCQEVSELEKLRETVQKGHELLRKKEERLGQLDTSLAEELSCDEGERLVGDRRVSDVIDSETSGVCGQEETTHAVPVKVQQLAESLQQISGQLNTVLGELGSFTGRSVQPLPQPPPSSSFPPAPSWAWTPSPASSSVAQNSFLHSTINGVSMDTSARYPMRATRAYSGYTPASLSSELDGQRLQRLIDDNKRWLESRRKDPNVPLFTRYPAAPPTNGLVQLSLDKKNQIKVYHY, encoded by the exons ATGGATCCgagaaaggagcaaaaatgtatggtttctccactgatactgagaggagaaaaaaatggttggCTCAACTcagcaggagcaatcttaccctcactaaagattacaatagcaaaaaaaaaaaaatatgtgag GAGAAGTGACCAGCCAAGGCCGGGGCAGGAACCGAAGATCTTCACAGACACACCAG TCAACATGACAGCAGATGCCCTTCGGAGACCAGTTGGAGACCAGTTGATCCTGGAAGAGGATGAGAATTATctcccatctgaacaag AGGTCCATGAGTATGCCAGAGAAATTGGCATTGACCCTGATGGGGAGCCAGAGCTGCTGTGGCTGGCCAGAGAGGGGATTGTAGCCCCACTACCTCCTGAATGGAAACCCTG TCAGGATGTGACTGGAGAAGTATACTATTTCAACTTCTCCACGGGCCAGTCCACCTGGGACCACCCCTGTGATGAGCACTACCGCCAACTAGTGGCCCAGGAGCGGGAGTGTGCTCAGCCATGCCACAGCCATGCcatggatgaagaggaggaggatgaagagccgAAGAAGGCGTCTGTCCATGAG gacagtgaaCTCAGGGTGGCAGAGGAGACTGAGCTGGACGTGGacgaagaaaagaaaaagagagagaaggagtgtgtgtgtgtgtgtgagtgtatgtgtggtgagttgtctggtctgttgcaggaggtgagggaggaggtgcagagggagcacagcaggaagctggagcagctgtcacaggagcaccaggagcagctcttcaccctcagacacgagcacctggaggaggtgcagagggagcacagcaggaagctggagcagctgtcgcaggagcaccaggagcagctcttcaccctcagacacaagcacctggaggag gagagcgtggagagggagcgcatgttgagggctcatctggaggagagggagaggatgcaGGCTTCGCACACGTCCCAGCTAGATCAGCTCAGACTACAGCTCGActctcagctccaacacacccacaaaataCACATGCAGAAA gagttagaagtgcagaagatgatTGAGCAATTGGACATGAAAACCAAAGAGCTCAAAACTCAGgaactgctactccaaactcag gctgcagatttgaagaagaggagacaacagctgagtgaggaaggagatgaagttgagaaggggatagag gctctcccacgtgtcctgagagaacgggacagtctgcgtgcggagctggaccgattaagagatgagaggaggagagaaagggaggagctggaaaaagagagagagggaaggaggagagagagggaggagagcagaaggatgatggaggagagagaaaaactGCAGGCTAGATGTGATGAACTCCACAGAAGGCtcag cttgcgGGAGTATATCTCAGGTGAAGGTGTCCTGCAGAGAGCAAGACAGTTCTTGGAGAAACAGACCAGCTGTCTGAGAGCGAGACAGGCGGCACTAAGGACGGCCCACCCCAGCCCGCAGAGGTCCGCTGCAGGAGGCTCTGCTCAGCCTCTCTGCCAG gaggtgagtgagctggagaagctgagggagacGGTCCAGAAGGGCCACGAGCTCCtgagaaagaaggaggagagactcGGCCAGCTGGACACGTCACTGGCAgaggag ctgtcatgtgatgAAGGCGAGCGGCTGGTGGGAGATCGGAGAGTCTCTGATGTCATAGACTCAGAGACGAGCGGTGTGTGTGGCCAAGAGGAGACga cacatgcagtgccagtgaaagtgcagcagttagcagagtccctgcagcagatctCTGGCCAGCTGAACACAGTGCTGGGTGAACTGGGATCTTTCACTGGGAGGagcgtccagcccctccctcagccacctccgtcctcctccttccctcctgccccgtcctgggcatggacaccaagccccgcctcctcttcaGTGGCTCAGAACAGCTTCTTACACTCCACCATTAAtg GAGTTTCCATGGATACCAGTGCCCGCTATCCTATGAGGGCTACCAGAGCATATAGTGGATACACTCCAGCaag tctctcctctgagctagatggccagaggctgcagagactgatcgacgacaacaaaaggtggctggaatcacgacgcaaagacccaaatgt GCCTCTCTTCACACGCTACCCAGCTGCCCCGCCCACCAATGGGCTGGTCCAGCTCAGCCTGGACAAGAAGAATCAGATCAAGGTCTACCATTACTGA